The Deltaproteobacteria bacterium DNA window CGCTCCAGCGGGCAGCCGCCGCATTTCGGGTCCCCCTTGAGGCAGTGGGCCTTGCCCGCCCGGACGATCAGGGCGTGGAACTCGTTGAACAGATCAACGTCTGGGTCCAGGACGTCCATGAAGAACGAACGCATCTCCTCGTAGTCCACATCCTCGGGAAGCATTCCATGCCGTACGAGGATGCGCCTCGTGTAGGCGTCCACCACAAAGGTCGGCTTGTTCAGGGCATACAGCAGGATGGAGTCGGCGGTCTCCGGTCCGATGCCCTTGACCTCGATCAGAGCGGGCCTGAGAGATTCCAGGTCCCTCCTTCCCAGAGCCGGTAGATCCAATCTGCATTCCCGGTGGAGAAAGGACAGAAAATTCTTCAGCCGTCTGGCCTTGAGTCGATAGTATCCCGACGGGCGGATGAATTCGGCCAGATCGGTCTCGGGCAGGGCGTAGAGCTTGTCAGCCTCAAGAACCCCAGCCGACTTCAGGTTCCAGATGGCCTTGGACACGTTCCCCCAGTTCGTATTCTGAGTCAGGATAGCTCCCACGGCCACCTCCAGCGGGGTCTCGCCTGGCCACCAATGACTGGGTCCCAGCGCGTCAAGCATGGCCCCGTACCAATTCAGGAGAATCGTCTGTCGATCCATGGGAAACGGTCCTTTGCGGCCCTGTCAGGCCCAGACCAGGGCCGCCCACTCGCCCCGTTCGTATCTGGTCGGTCGCCCCAAACCCCGGCCCTCGTAACGCTCGGCCACCGCCCCAGCCTGATCGACGAGCAGGCCGGAAAGAACCAGGGCTCCGCCCGAAGCCAGCGCCGAAACGATGTCTTTGGCCATTCGCTTCAGCGGTTCGGCCAGGATGTTGGCCAGAATCAGATCAAAGGGCTTGTCGCCTTCAAGGGTATGGGCCGAACCCTTGCGGACCGAGAACCGGTCGGCCACCCCGTTCAGTTCGATGTTGGTCTCAGCGTTGGCCAGAGCCGCAGGATCGATATCCAGACCGATGCCCTGCATACCCAGGAGAGCGCAGCCGATGCCCAAAATGCCCGAACCCGTGCCCAGATCCAAAAAACTCGTTCCTGGCCCAAGCCGCCCGGCCCGGTGCAGCCTAATGACCGCTTCCAGACAAAGGACCGTCGTCTGATGATGTCCAGTCCCAAAGGCCATCTGCGGTTCGATGTACAGAATATGCCTGGATCCTTCGACCTGGGAGCCCTGCTCCCAGGAGGGGAGAACCACCATGGCGTCACCGACCTCCACCGGAGTAAAGAACTCCCTCCAGGCCAGAGCCCAATCGAGTTCCTTGATCTCGGCCAGACTGACGATGGCTTCGGGCCACCGCTCACGGCACATCCCGGCCGTCAGATCCCTGTCTTCGAGCCTGTGAAAATGAGCCGTCAGCCGGACCCGGCCGGCCTCTGACTCACTTTCCTCCCAACCCCAGGGACATTGCCGGAAGAGCAGGCCCTGCAACGCCGGGAGGGTCGTCTCGTCAACATCCACGTTGATGGAGAATAAAATCCCGGACTCGGCCACCGATCCGTCCCCCATCTCAGAGAATCTCCCTCAGGAAGGCCTTGGTCCGCTCGTGCTGAGGGCTGGTGAAAAAGTGCTCGGGTGTGCCCCGCTCCACCACCAGGCCCTCGTCCATGAACAGAACCCGATCGGCCACCTCCCTGGCAAAGCCCATTTCGTGGGTCACGCAGAGCATGGTCATGCCGTCCCGGGCCAGATCCTTCATGACGTTCAGAACCTCGTTGATCATTTCCGGGTCCAGAGCCGAGGTCGGCTCATCAAACAGCATCACCTTGGGACGCATGGCCAGGGCCCGGGCAATGGCCACCCGTTGCTGCTGGCCTCCGGACAGCTCCACCGGATACTTGTGGGCCTGATCCTGGATGCCGACCCGCTTCAACAGATCCAAAGCCATGGATTCGGCATCGTTTCTGGACATCTTCCTGACCTTGCGCGGAGCCAGGGTCACATTTTGCAAAATGCTCAGATGCGGATAAAGGTTGAACTGCTGAAAGACGATGCCGATCTCGGTCCGCAGCCGGTTCAGATTCTCATCCGGCCGGGTGATGTCCCGGCCCTCGAACAGGATGCTCCCTGTGTCGATGTCCTCCAGCCGGTTCAGACAGCGTATGAAGGTACTCTTGCCCGATCCGCTTGGCCCGCAGATGACCAGGACCTCGCCCTTGTCCACCTGTTCGTCGATGCCTCTGAGGACGTGGAAATCCCCGTACCATTTATGGACGTTGTGAAACTCGATCAAGGACATGTTGGATATCCCGTAGGTCTTTGGTGAGAGTCCGAAGGTCGAAGATCCCGGGGGAA harbors:
- a CDS encoding 50S ribosomal protein L11 methyltransferase, which encodes MGDGSVAESGILFSINVDVDETTLPALQGLLFRQCPWGWEESESEAGRVRLTAHFHRLEDRDLTAGMCRERWPEAIVSLAEIKELDWALAWREFFTPVEVGDAMVVLPSWEQGSQVEGSRHILYIEPQMAFGTGHHQTTVLCLEAVIRLHRAGRLGPGTSFLDLGTGSGILGIGCALLGMQGIGLDIDPAALANAETNIELNGVADRFSVRKGSAHTLEGDKPFDLILANILAEPLKRMAKDIVSALASGGALVLSGLLVDQAGAVAERYEGRGLGRPTRYERGEWAALVWA
- a CDS encoding amino acid ABC transporter ATP-binding protein → MSLIEFHNVHKWYGDFHVLRGIDEQVDKGEVLVICGPSGSGKSTFIRCLNRLEDIDTGSILFEGRDITRPDENLNRLRTEIGIVFQQFNLYPHLSILQNVTLAPRKVRKMSRNDAESMALDLLKRVGIQDQAHKYPVELSGGQQQRVAIARALAMRPKVMLFDEPTSALDPEMINEVLNVMKDLARDGMTMLCVTHEMGFAREVADRVLFMDEGLVVERGTPEHFFTSPQHERTKAFLREIL
- a CDS encoding endonuclease III domain-containing protein, with amino-acid sequence MDRQTILLNWYGAMLDALGPSHWWPGETPLEVAVGAILTQNTNWGNVSKAIWNLKSAGVLEADKLYALPETDLAEFIRPSGYYRLKARRLKNFLSFLHRECRLDLPALGRRDLESLRPALIEVKGIGPETADSILLYALNKPTFVVDAYTRRILVRHGMLPEDVDYEEMRSFFMDVLDPDVDLFNEFHALIVRAGKAHCLKGDPKCGGCPLER